The proteins below come from a single Mytilus edulis chromosome 5, xbMytEdul2.2, whole genome shotgun sequence genomic window:
- the LOC139525156 gene encoding uncharacterized protein: MPLIPPLPKNRVTESSPYTYTGIDYFGPLYVKTVNGSEKVWVCLYTCLVVRAIHLELMLDMTTDQFLLGFRRFVARCGTPIQIISDNALQFKAASNVVQQEWKKVLFDSDIQNYVSNKGINWKFIVELAPWMGGFYERLVGLAKRSLRKTIEKVCLSVEQLRTLLTEVEAVVNSRPLAYIGEDINYNIVLTPSCFLTLN; encoded by the coding sequence ATGCCACTCATCCCTCCACTCCCAAAGAACAGAGTAACTGAATCAAGTCCGTACACGTACACCGGAATAGACTACTTTGGTCCACTTTATGTAAAAACTGTGAATGGATCTGAAAAAGTGTGGGTCTGTTTATACACCTGCTTAGTTGTGCGTGCAATTCATCTGGAACTGATGCTTGATATGACTACCGATCAATTTTTACTTGGATTCCGAAGATTTGTTGCCCGTTGTGGAACTCCAATACAAATTATTTCAGATAATGCTCTACAGTTTAAAGCTGCAAGTAATGTAGTACAACAGGAATGGAAAAAGGTTCTTTTCGATTCGGACATTCAAAACTATGTGTCTAACAAGGGCATAAATTGGAAATTCATAGTAGAATTAGCCCCTTGGATGGGTGGTTTTTACGAGAGACTAGTTGGACTTGCAAAGCGTTCATTGCGAAAAACCATAGAAAAGGTTTGTTTGAGCGTTGAACAATTACGAACACTTTTAACAGAAGTTGAAGCCGTGGTAAATAGTAGACCGTTAGCATACATTGGTGAGGATATTAACTATAATATTGTGTTAACACCGTCTTGCTTCCTCACTCTAAATTAA
- the LOC139524043 gene encoding uncharacterized protein: protein MASVHISYFVFVMHQQRLMLFYAIYLRHETDESCRVDLIYSKTRLAPIKKVSIPRLELYAVIIGIRCLAFIESNLKITVEKKTLWTDSQCVIHWIASKKQMSTFVENRLKEIRKCPDTEFRYVSTDINPADIASRGTHFSEIKSNNLWWKGPSGLLLSNDLWPTWSYNLTTKNVNLYKSEIKPNTSYQQTELLVEEPPLGVNCDRKLESPYGMECENFSSLIRLLRITAWVQRFIKKLKKDTISGPLTAKEIEDAKFMWIVHIQRKHFAKEIHDITKNKLSNVIRQLGLTIDNNGLIRCVGRIEHADISENAKRPILLPKKEAFTKLLIYSYHRNLLHVGVAQTLSQIRQKYWISQGRSTV from the coding sequence ATGGCAAGTGTTCATATCAGTTACTTTGTTTTTGTGATGCATCAACAAAGGCTTATGCttttttatgcaatttatttgCGTCATGAAACAGATGAATCATGCCGAGTCGACTTGATTTATTCCAAAACCCGCCTTGCTCCAATTAAGAAAGTCAGCATACCGAGATTAGAACTTTATGCCGTCATCATTGGAATAAGATGCTTAGCATTTATTGAAAGCAATCTCAAGATCACTGTAGAGAAGAAAACTTTATGGACAGATTCGCAATGTGTCATTCATTGGATAGCGTctaaaaaacaaatgtcaacattTGTCGAAAATCGTTTAAAAGAGATCAGAAAATGCCCTGATACCGAATTTCGTTATGTATCAACCGATATAAATCCAGCTGACATTGCAAGCCGTGGAACACATTTCAGTGAAATTAAATCGAACAATCTATGGTGGAAAGGACCGTCTGGGCTCCTGCTTTCCAACGATCTATGGCCAACTTGGTCTTATAATTTGACaacaaaaaatgttaatctttataaATCAGAAATTAAACCAAACACTAGTTACCAACAGACCGAACTTCTTGTTGAGGAGCCCCCTTTAGGAGTTAATTGCGATCGTAAATTAGAATCGCCGTATGGTATGGAATGCGAAAACTTTTCTAGTTTGATTAGACTATTGAGAATAACTGCTTGGGTACAAAGATttattaaaaaactaaaaaaggaCACTATTTCTGGACCGCTTACGGCAAAGGAAATTGAAGATGCAAAATTCATGTGGATTGTTCACATTCAAAGGAAACATTTTGCAAAGGAGATTCATGATATAACTAAAAACAAGTTAAGTAATGTTATACGTCAATTAGGTCTTACAATAGACAACAACGGATTAATTCGATGTGTAGGTAGAATTGAACATGCAGACATTTCCGAAAACGCAAAACGACCTATCTTGTTACCGAAGAAAGAAGCATTTACAAAACTTCTGATTTACAGCTACCATAGGAACTTGTTACATGTTGGAGTTGCTCAAACGTTATCacaaataagacaaaaatatTGGATTTCGCAAGGTAGATCAACAGTCTAA